One Treponema pectinovorum DNA segment encodes these proteins:
- the nrdG gene encoding anaerobic ribonucleoside-triphosphate reductase activating protein has product MYYGEIKKIDIANGLGVRVSLFVSGCRNKCPGCFNQMTWDFKYGKEFTKQTEDEIIEALKPDHIAGLTVLGGEPFEEENQRVLTPFLERVRQIYPQKNIWCYSGYVYDKDLLPKDGKKHCEVTDRMLACIDVLIDGPFIIELKDITLNYRGSSNQRILWLKEDKPINSI; this is encoded by the coding sequence ATGTATTACGGCGAAATAAAAAAAATTGACATTGCAAATGGTCTTGGCGTAAGGGTTAGCCTTTTTGTAAGCGGCTGCCGAAACAAATGCCCGGGTTGCTTTAATCAGATGACTTGGGATTTTAAATACGGCAAAGAATTTACAAAACAAACCGAAGATGAAATCATCGAGGCCTTAAAGCCAGACCACATTGCAGGCTTAACAGTTTTAGGTGGTGAGCCCTTTGAAGAAGAAAATCAAAGGGTTTTAACTCCATTTTTAGAGCGAGTTAGGCAAATCTATCCTCAAAAAAATATCTGGTGTTATTCAGGATATGTGTACGACAAAGATTTGCTGCCAAAAGACGGAAAAAAGCACTGTGAAGTTACAGATAGAATGCTTGCCTGCATTGACGTATTGATTGACGGTCCTTTTATAATTGAATTAAAAGACATCACTCTAAACTACAGAGGAAGCAGCAATCAGCGCATTCTCTGGTTAAAAGAAGATAAGCCCATAAATTCGATATAA
- the trpA gene encoding tryptophan synthase subunit alpha translates to MKKLMAHIVANYPNPDICFSVVKALVEGGTDFLEVQLPFSDPCADGPVIQTASKVVLEAGYKTSDAFKFIKKVHEAFPSLKIALMSYVSLVFTPGVENFCKRASESGVNALMIPDLPFDSDEGVGEFCKKYGMQNIPVASTFMREDRLNKMLLMNFKTVYVPLRANPTAENVALDKKTVLFLKKLKTSINGCVCPEVYASFGIHYKEQAEVIFPYVDGIVAGSIFIHLIESANGNSKLLIDSIREKAKSIKG, encoded by the coding sequence ATGAAAAAATTGATGGCACATATCGTTGCAAATTATCCAAATCCAGATATATGTTTTTCTGTCGTTAAGGCTTTGGTAGAAGGCGGAACAGATTTTTTAGAAGTTCAACTGCCTTTTTCCGATCCTTGTGCAGACGGGCCTGTAATTCAAACAGCTAGCAAAGTGGTTTTAGAAGCAGGATATAAAACCTCAGACGCTTTTAAATTTATAAAAAAGGTGCACGAAGCTTTTCCTTCGTTAAAGATTGCTCTTATGTCTTATGTTTCGCTTGTTTTTACGCCAGGCGTGGAAAATTTTTGCAAAAGGGCAAGCGAATCTGGTGTAAACGCACTTATGATTCCAGATTTGCCGTTTGACAGCGACGAAGGTGTTGGCGAATTTTGCAAAAAATATGGAATGCAAAATATTCCTGTTGCAAGCACATTTATGCGCGAAGACAGATTGAACAAGATGCTTTTGATGAATTTTAAAACCGTGTATGTGCCTCTCCGTGCAAATCCAACAGCAGAGAATGTTGCCCTCGATAAAAAAACTGTTTTATTTTTGAAAAAACTAAAAACTTCGATTAACGGCTGTGTGTGTCCAGAAGTTTATGCTTCGTTTGGGATTCACTACAAGGAGCAGGCGGAAGTTATTTTTCCTTATGTGGACGGAATTGTTGCAGGTTCAATTTTTATTCATCTTATAGAAAGTGCAAATGGAAATTCAAAACTTTTAATCGATTCAATCAGAGAAAAAGCAAAGTCAATAAAAGGATAA